Proteins from a genomic interval of Beijerinckia indica subsp. indica ATCC 9039:
- the rpsT gene encoding 30S ribosomal protein S20: protein MANTPSAKKAVRKIERRTAINKSRRSQMRTYIRKVEEAIASGDAAAATSALQSAAPLVMRAAQKGIVHKNTASRKVSRLSKRVKALA, encoded by the coding sequence ATGGCGAATACTCCCTCGGCCAAAAAGGCTGTCCGTAAGATCGAACGCCGCACGGCGATCAATAAATCGCGTCGCAGCCAGATGCGGACTTATATCCGCAAGGTCGAGGAGGCGATTGCTTCCGGTGATGCCGCCGCTGCCACTTCCGCTTTGCAGAGCGCCGCTCCCCTCGTGATGCGGGCCGCGCAAAAAGGCATCGTTCATAAGAATACTGCTTCTCGCAAGGTTTCGCGGTTGAGCAAAAGGGTGAAAGCCCTCGCCTGA